The Micromonospora sp. Llam0 genome contains a region encoding:
- a CDS encoding PAS domain-containing sensor histidine kinase — translation MPERPDYPSLIAGHTVVLDMINSGESGLPILHHLLRLAQRALGAAGTSFAEYGPRRGRIIAATGAAEWSVGRPVDLDDPATARLLTGPRTVEFPSTALAAAQADQIAGRGLYRMLTARAEIGGVLIGSLHAYYPDPDRSASPDHHTLIAYLASCIAHMYGDQTGLPVHGDGPVVAALADGLAIVDDESCVRLWNPAAERLTGSTAQDRLHRPIPFPVPPPGQVVDHQLPDGRWLRITSGELPGFVASRVVTFRDITDQHHRDHDVDLFIAVTSHELRTPVTVIKGYAETLSDHWESLTDRDRREAARVLGQRATELARLVDRLLSAANDSGPAVGAPSAPFDLVETLRAAVEDLPAGLRQRLTVELPDDLPKAVGDRASLTTVLTELATNADKYSSSGSPIEVTAIADERSVALRISDRGIGVRPEHVERAFDRFWQGESGDQRRYPGAGLGLYLVRQIVERQHGWVSLRPRDGGGTVAEVRLPRS, via the coding sequence ATGCCGGAACGCCCCGACTATCCGAGTCTGATCGCTGGACACACCGTCGTCCTCGACATGATCAACAGCGGTGAGTCGGGGCTGCCGATCCTGCACCACCTGCTGCGACTCGCGCAGCGTGCGCTCGGCGCCGCCGGGACCTCGTTCGCCGAGTACGGGCCACGCAGGGGACGGATCATCGCCGCCACCGGCGCCGCCGAGTGGTCGGTCGGCCGACCCGTCGACCTCGACGACCCCGCCACCGCCCGGCTGCTCACCGGACCGCGGACCGTCGAGTTCCCGTCGACGGCGCTCGCCGCCGCGCAGGCCGACCAGATCGCCGGCCGTGGCCTGTACCGGATGCTGACCGCACGCGCCGAGATCGGTGGGGTGCTGATCGGCAGCCTGCACGCCTACTACCCGGATCCGGACCGCAGCGCCAGCCCTGACCATCACACGTTGATCGCCTACCTGGCGTCCTGCATCGCCCACATGTACGGCGACCAGACCGGGCTGCCGGTGCACGGCGACGGGCCAGTGGTCGCCGCGCTCGCCGACGGACTGGCCATCGTCGATGACGAGTCCTGCGTACGGCTGTGGAACCCGGCGGCCGAGCGACTCACCGGCAGCACCGCGCAGGACCGGCTGCACCGACCGATCCCGTTCCCGGTGCCGCCCCCCGGCCAGGTCGTGGACCATCAGCTGCCGGACGGCCGGTGGCTGCGGATCACCTCCGGGGAGCTGCCGGGCTTCGTCGCCTCCCGGGTGGTCACCTTCCGGGACATCACCGACCAGCACCACCGCGATCACGACGTCGACCTGTTCATCGCGGTCACCAGCCACGAGCTGCGCACCCCGGTCACCGTGATCAAAGGGTACGCGGAGACCCTCAGCGACCACTGGGAATCGTTGACCGACCGGGACCGACGGGAGGCCGCCCGGGTGCTCGGGCAGCGGGCTACCGAACTGGCCCGGCTGGTCGACCGGCTGCTCTCCGCCGCCAACGACTCGGGACCGGCGGTCGGCGCGCCGTCCGCCCCGTTCGATCTGGTCGAGACGCTGCGGGCCGCAGTCGAGGATCTGCCCGCCGGACTGCGCCAGCGGCTCACCGTCGAGCTACCCGACGACCTGCCGAAAGCGGTCGGTGACCGGGCGAGCCTGACCACCGTACTCACCGAACTGGCCACCAACGCCGACAAGTACTCGTCATCGGGCAGCCCGATCGAGGTCACCGCCATCGCCGACGAACGCTCGGTGGCCTTGCGGATTAGTGATCGCGGCATCGGGGTACGTCCGGAACACGTGGAACGAGCGTTCGATCGGTTCTGGCAGGGCGAATCGGGCGACCAGCGCCGTTACCCCGGCGCCGGACTCGGCCTCTACCTGGTCCGACAGATCGTCGAGCGCCAGCACGGTTGGGTGTCCCTGCGGCCCCGTGACGGCGGAGGTACGGTCGCCGAGGTGCGGCTGCCCCGCAGCTGA
- a CDS encoding flavin reductase family protein, with protein sequence MFHVNHPEPGAEIHYRDPFATAGADRSPARRLRGRLAAPVTLWTAGGGSAPLAGLTVSSTVLADGDPPRLLGLLDEESQLWEVLRESGRFAMVPLGPAHRQLADRFAGLMPAPGGPFNGADWQSTEYGPVLAEASGWAGCRLDDARPYGWAMLVEATVETVTISDAGDAGPLIHYRGRYRELGEPRGR encoded by the coding sequence ATGTTTCACGTGAATCATCCCGAGCCAGGCGCCGAGATCCACTACCGCGACCCGTTCGCCACGGCGGGTGCGGACCGTTCGCCCGCGCGGCGGCTACGTGGCCGGCTGGCCGCGCCGGTGACACTCTGGACGGCCGGTGGCGGGTCGGCTCCGCTCGCCGGATTGACCGTGTCGTCGACCGTGCTGGCCGACGGTGACCCGCCGCGGCTGCTCGGGCTGCTCGACGAGGAGTCGCAGCTGTGGGAGGTGCTCCGTGAGTCGGGCAGGTTCGCGATGGTTCCGCTGGGCCCGGCGCATCGACAGCTCGCGGACCGGTTCGCCGGGCTGATGCCGGCACCGGGCGGACCGTTCAACGGAGCGGACTGGCAGAGCACCGAGTACGGCCCGGTCCTCGCGGAGGCGAGCGGGTGGGCGGGCTGCCGGCTCGACGACGCCCGACCGTACGGGTGGGCGATGCTGGTGGAGGCGACCGTCGAGACGGTCACGATCAGCGACGCCGGCGACGCCGGGCCGCTGATCCACTACCGCGGCCGGTACCGGGAACTCGGCGAGCCGCGCGGCCGGTAA
- a CDS encoding ABC transporter permease, with the protein MAVTGPGTGVAVTGPTAGVPAVADRRPVRARHFVRLKLRVMGNNLRGQGWRIALFIGGIIAGLWFAGNGFLILAAPGFVDSEQGMLLAAGFGGTLLVLGWLLLPLAFFGVDETLDPARFALLPLRRRTMVTGLLVTGLIGVPSIASGLATLGLVLSAALLGGPLAGAVQLVGVAAGLLLCVLGSRAITSAFAGMLRSRRVRDLAAVLLAVLAALLGPLQLLVIGGLGSADWDRLAEVAGILGWTPLAAPYTMGFDVVDGRLWAVPVKLAVTAATLAGLYRWWSRSLESAMVGTASGGPARAVAAASGTPVSQLFPRLLARTPRDRYGALVAREVRYWWRDMRRRANLITVAVVGVFIPALINVGGFSAFTYDPDGSLDVGLTASATSVSISMLFVGALAAVTLANQFGFDGSAYAANVIAGVPGRLELRARVVGFSVYIVPLLVVISAGLGLFLREPGWIPVAAGTLFAAYGAGLAVNLIVSVVGAYSLPETSNPFALNSGAGVAKSLLALVAMVASAAAAVPIVLATALLGEVWYWLALPVGVGYGLGAVVLGLYITGDLLDRRMPELLATVTPRR; encoded by the coding sequence ATGGCTGTGACCGGGCCGGGAACCGGTGTGGCGGTGACCGGACCGACCGCCGGCGTGCCCGCCGTCGCCGACCGGCGCCCGGTACGGGCCCGTCACTTCGTCCGCCTCAAGCTACGGGTGATGGGCAACAACCTGCGGGGCCAGGGCTGGCGGATCGCGCTGTTCATCGGCGGGATCATCGCCGGGCTGTGGTTCGCCGGCAACGGCTTCCTGATCCTCGCCGCGCCGGGGTTCGTCGACAGCGAACAGGGCATGCTGCTGGCCGCCGGGTTCGGCGGGACCCTGCTGGTGCTCGGCTGGCTGCTGCTGCCACTGGCCTTCTTCGGGGTGGACGAGACGCTCGACCCGGCCCGGTTCGCGCTGCTGCCGCTGCGCCGACGGACCATGGTCACCGGGCTGCTGGTCACCGGACTGATCGGCGTGCCGTCGATCGCCAGCGGTCTGGCCACCCTGGGTCTGGTGCTCAGCGCGGCGCTGCTCGGCGGCCCGCTGGCCGGCGCGGTCCAACTGGTCGGGGTCGCCGCCGGCCTGCTGCTCTGCGTCCTGGGCAGCCGGGCGATCACCAGCGCGTTCGCCGGCATGCTGCGGTCACGCCGGGTGCGTGACCTGGCCGCCGTACTGCTCGCCGTGCTGGCTGCCCTGCTCGGTCCGCTGCAACTGCTGGTCATCGGCGGGCTGGGCAGCGCCGACTGGGACCGGCTGGCTGAGGTGGCGGGGATTCTCGGCTGGACCCCGCTGGCCGCCCCGTACACGATGGGTTTCGACGTGGTCGACGGCCGGCTCTGGGCGGTTCCGGTGAAGCTGGCGGTCACCGCCGCCACGCTGGCCGGCCTGTACCGGTGGTGGTCGAGGTCGCTGGAGTCGGCGATGGTCGGCACCGCGAGCGGCGGCCCGGCCAGGGCGGTGGCCGCTGCGTCCGGTACCCCGGTGAGCCAGCTGTTTCCCCGGCTGCTCGCCCGGACCCCCCGCGACCGGTACGGCGCGCTGGTCGCCCGGGAGGTGCGCTACTGGTGGCGGGACATGCGGCGGCGGGCCAACCTGATCACCGTCGCCGTGGTCGGGGTGTTCATCCCGGCGCTGATCAACGTCGGCGGTTTCAGCGCCTTCACCTACGACCCGGACGGTTCGCTGGACGTCGGACTGACCGCGTCGGCGACCAGCGTCAGCATCTCGATGCTCTTCGTCGGGGCGCTCGCCGCCGTGACCCTGGCCAACCAGTTCGGATTCGACGGCAGCGCGTACGCGGCGAACGTGATCGCCGGCGTGCCGGGCCGGCTGGAGCTACGTGCCCGGGTGGTCGGGTTCTCGGTGTACATCGTGCCGCTGCTGGTGGTGATCTCGGCCGGTCTCGGGTTGTTCCTGCGGGAACCGGGCTGGATCCCGGTCGCCGCCGGGACGCTGTTCGCCGCCTACGGTGCCGGGTTGGCGGTCAACCTGATCGTCTCGGTGGTCGGTGCCTACTCGCTGCCGGAGACGTCGAACCCGTTCGCGCTGAACAGCGGTGCCGGCGTGGCGAAGAGCCTGCTGGCGTTGGTGGCGATGGTCGCGTCGGCGGCGGCTGCGGTGCCGATCGTGCTGGCCACCGCGCTGCTCGGCGAAGTCTGGTACTGGCTGGCCCTGCCGGTCGGCGTCGGGTACGGCCTGGGCGCGGTGGTCCTCGGCCTGTACATCACCGGTGACCTGCTGGACCGACGGATGCCGGAGCTACTCGCCACGGTGACGCCGCGCCGGTGA
- a CDS encoding LCP family protein: MSASNQHGDRSASSRHGGRAVPGVPGRTTGPAGPAYGSSAGRAQVPVGGRAGNQYGGPPRRPRPRWGRIALVGGVALVVLALLASGGLWAYARGLDQDLGRTDPFSRITQGRPPAAVDGALNILLIGTDSRDPDAPVDQAGKWRADTIIVMHIPSSHDRAYLVSIPRDLYVPIPSDAAAACETGERAKINAAFAWGGLPLAVRTVECFTDVRINHVMSIDFAGFVEVTDALGGVDLTVEQDTTSIHKPYRQFSEGVNHMNGAEALDWIRQRKQFPDGDFARMRHQQEFLRALMDKAVSSGTLSNPVKLNAFLKATTQAVTVDQGFSLVDMALQFRKLRGENLQFLTSPHNGSETINGESVVVSDREKALSMYQAMAADQMTAWVQANVTPSPGASD, translated from the coding sequence ATGTCAGCCAGCAACCAACACGGTGACCGGTCAGCCAGCAGCCGCCACGGTGGCCGGGCCGTCCCCGGCGTCCCCGGCCGGACGACCGGTCCGGCCGGCCCCGCGTACGGGTCCTCGGCCGGCCGGGCGCAGGTGCCGGTCGGCGGTCGTGCCGGCAACCAGTACGGTGGCCCGCCGCGCCGGCCGCGGCCCCGCTGGGGGCGCATCGCCCTGGTCGGCGGGGTGGCGTTGGTGGTGCTGGCCCTGCTCGCCAGCGGCGGGCTCTGGGCGTACGCCCGTGGGCTGGACCAGGACCTGGGGCGGACCGATCCGTTCTCGCGGATCACCCAGGGGCGGCCGCCGGCTGCGGTGGACGGCGCGCTGAACATCCTGCTGATCGGCACCGACTCACGGGATCCGGACGCCCCGGTCGACCAGGCCGGCAAGTGGCGGGCGGACACGATCATCGTGATGCACATCCCGTCGTCACACGACCGCGCCTATCTGGTGTCGATCCCGCGTGACCTGTACGTGCCGATCCCGTCGGACGCCGCCGCGGCCTGCGAGACCGGCGAGCGGGCCAAGATCAACGCCGCGTTCGCCTGGGGCGGCTTGCCGCTGGCGGTACGGACCGTGGAGTGCTTCACCGACGTGCGGATCAATCATGTGATGTCGATCGACTTCGCCGGTTTCGTCGAGGTCACCGACGCGCTCGGCGGGGTCGACCTGACCGTCGAGCAGGACACGACGTCGATCCACAAGCCGTACCGTCAGTTCAGCGAGGGCGTCAATCACATGAACGGCGCCGAGGCGCTGGACTGGATTCGCCAACGCAAACAGTTTCCGGACGGTGACTTTGCGCGTATGCGTCACCAGCAGGAGTTCCTGCGCGCGCTGATGGACAAGGCTGTGAGTTCCGGCACACTGTCGAACCCGGTCAAACTGAATGCGTTTCTCAAGGCGACGACCCAGGCGGTGACGGTCGACCAGGGCTTCTCCCTGGTCGACATGGCGCTGCAGTTCCGCAAGCTACGGGGGGAGAACCTGCAGTTCCTGACCAGCCCGCACAACGGCAGCGAGACGATCAACGGCGAATCGGTGGTCGTCTCCGACCGGGAGAAGGCATTGTCGATGTACCAGGCGATGGCGGCCGACCAGATGACCGCCTGGGTGCAGGCCAATGTCACGCCAAGCCCGGGTGCCAGCGACTGA
- a CDS encoding ABC transporter ATP-binding protein: MTDAAQPGGQALVLRGLAKRFDDKVAVAGVELDVPVGSFYGLLGPNGAGKTTTLSMAVGLLRPDAGHAHVLGHDVWADPVQAKQLLGVLPDGVRLFDRLTGAELLAYHGLLRGMDPAVVDQRAGELLDVLALDDAGRTLVVDYSAGMKKKIGLACALLHGPRLLVLDEPFEAVDPVSAALIRDILQRYVAGGGTVIFSSHVMAVVERLCSHVAILADGVIKKVGTLDEVRAGRSLEEVFVDVVGGRTATGEELAWL, from the coding sequence ATGACAGATGCTGCCCAGCCCGGCGGGCAGGCGCTCGTCCTGCGCGGCCTGGCCAAACGGTTCGACGACAAGGTCGCGGTCGCCGGGGTCGAGCTGGACGTCCCGGTCGGCTCCTTCTACGGTCTGCTCGGCCCGAACGGTGCCGGCAAGACCACCACGTTGTCGATGGCGGTCGGGCTGCTGCGGCCGGACGCCGGCCACGCCCACGTCCTCGGCCACGACGTCTGGGCCGACCCGGTGCAGGCGAAGCAACTGCTCGGCGTACTGCCGGACGGGGTGCGGCTGTTCGACCGGCTCACCGGTGCCGAACTGCTCGCGTACCACGGTCTGCTGCGCGGCATGGACCCGGCGGTGGTCGACCAGCGGGCCGGCGAACTGCTCGACGTGCTGGCGCTCGACGACGCCGGACGCACCCTGGTGGTCGACTATTCGGCGGGCATGAAGAAGAAGATCGGGCTGGCCTGTGCGTTGCTGCACGGACCCCGGCTGCTGGTGCTCGACGAGCCGTTCGAGGCGGTCGACCCGGTCTCCGCCGCGCTGATCCGCGACATCCTGCAGCGGTACGTCGCCGGCGGCGGCACGGTGATCTTCTCCAGCCATGTGATGGCCGTGGTCGAGCGGCTCTGCAGCCACGTGGCGATCCTCGCCGACGGAGTCATCAAAAAGGTCGGCACGTTGGACGAGGTACGGGCCGGGCGGTCGCTGGAAGAGGTCTTCGTCGACGTCGTCGGTGGTCGCACGGCCACCGGCGAGGAACTGGCATGGCTGTGA
- a CDS encoding rhodanese-like domain-containing protein: MHGPPIPTVDVPDVSADAYLLDVREPEEWAAGHAPGAHHLPMMEIPHRMADVPQEGDVVVVCRSGGRSGQVVAYLNQHGWDNVRNLTGGMQDWAAHSRPMVSESGEPPRVL; the protein is encoded by the coding sequence ATGCATGGACCACCGATCCCCACCGTCGATGTCCCCGACGTCTCCGCCGACGCGTACCTGCTCGACGTGCGCGAGCCCGAGGAATGGGCGGCCGGGCACGCGCCGGGCGCCCACCACCTGCCGATGATGGAGATCCCGCACCGGATGGCCGACGTCCCGCAGGAGGGCGACGTGGTGGTGGTGTGCCGGTCCGGCGGCCGGTCCGGGCAGGTCGTCGCCTACCTCAACCAGCACGGCTGGGACAACGTCCGCAACCTCACCGGCGGCATGCAGGACTGGGCGGCGCACTCCCGGCCGATGGTGAGCGAGTCCGGCGAACCACCCCGGGTCCTCTGA
- a CDS encoding ATP-binding protein: MTSVLAGRVWSVLVPHHASGARFARHQLARTLADRIRPDFLSDVMMVVAELVGNAVRHARPLPDGMIRVTWQLAPRRHSGTVLLRVTDGGSADVPQVRTAPSDALNGRGLGIVAALARRWGVEPAGSGRCVWAEIGEPDPG, translated from the coding sequence GTGACCTCGGTACTGGCGGGACGGGTGTGGAGCGTGCTGGTACCGCACCATGCCAGCGGCGCCCGGTTCGCCCGTCACCAGCTCGCCAGGACGTTGGCCGACCGGATTCGCCCCGACTTCCTGTCCGACGTGATGATGGTCGTGGCCGAACTGGTCGGCAACGCCGTACGGCACGCCCGGCCGCTGCCGGACGGAATGATCCGGGTGACCTGGCAACTGGCCCCGCGCCGGCACAGCGGCACGGTACTGCTGCGGGTGACCGACGGCGGTTCCGCGGACGTGCCGCAGGTTCGGACCGCCCCGTCAGACGCGCTCAACGGCCGCGGCCTGGGCATCGTCGCCGCCCTGGCCCGCCGGTGGGGGGTGGAACCCGCCGGTTCCGGCCGCTGCGTCTGGGCCGAGATCGGCGAGCCGGATCCGGGCTGA
- a CDS encoding LCP family protein, translated as MPVQTRRRSTSTESGNPLAARGSAGRRSSGRSGPGGGRSGSGRRPRRKDPIWARTMVVLGALLMMLSGTTIVGSKWLIAQATSGIEQSNLLGVAGKTDAEGGDSLEGPIDMLLLGIDHRGSWAESDTRADTIIILHIPATHDQAYLISVPRDTEVEIPPFEQSGWPGGVGKATEAFFHGAQNGAGHAGGARLMAETIKNLTGVSFDGAAIINFSGFKSVIDSLGSVRLCVDEDTPSIHMTLVDGQPMWNSDAAKVSGEKQQVVHKKGCREMQGWEALDFSRQRYGLDNGDYDRQKNQQKLIKAMAKKAMANGVMTNPLKLNELIEAAGKAFVLDTGKAALPDFVFTLRGVAANDLVMLRTNGGSFNGNDAGRENIDPLSQEMFQAVKNDNLAEFILANPSVLAGQE; from the coding sequence ATGCCGGTTCAGACCCGTCGACGTTCGACGTCGACCGAGTCGGGGAACCCGCTGGCCGCCCGTGGCTCGGCCGGGCGGCGGTCGAGTGGCCGGTCGGGTCCGGGCGGTGGCCGCAGTGGCTCCGGCCGGCGGCCCCGCCGCAAGGACCCGATCTGGGCCCGCACCATGGTCGTGCTGGGCGCACTGCTGATGATGCTCAGCGGCACCACGATCGTCGGCAGCAAATGGCTGATCGCCCAGGCGACCAGCGGGATCGAGCAGTCGAACCTGCTCGGCGTCGCCGGCAAGACCGACGCCGAGGGCGGTGACAGCCTCGAAGGTCCGATCGACATGTTGCTGCTCGGCATCGACCACCGGGGCAGTTGGGCCGAGTCGGACACCCGGGCCGACACGATCATCATCCTGCACATCCCCGCCACCCACGACCAGGCGTACCTGATCTCCGTCCCCCGGGACACCGAGGTCGAGATCCCGCCGTTCGAGCAGAGCGGGTGGCCGGGCGGGGTCGGCAAGGCGACCGAGGCGTTCTTCCACGGCGCGCAGAACGGTGCCGGGCACGCCGGTGGAGCCCGGCTGATGGCGGAGACGATCAAGAACCTCACCGGGGTCAGCTTCGACGGCGCCGCGATCATCAACTTCAGCGGCTTCAAGTCGGTCATCGACAGCCTCGGCAGCGTCCGGCTCTGCGTCGACGAGGACACCCCGTCGATCCACATGACCCTGGTCGACGGCCAGCCGATGTGGAACTCCGACGCTGCCAAGGTCAGCGGGGAGAAGCAGCAGGTCGTGCACAAGAAGGGCTGCCGCGAAATGCAGGGCTGGGAGGCGCTGGACTTCTCCCGGCAGCGCTACGGGCTGGACAACGGCGACTACGACCGGCAGAAGAACCAGCAGAAGCTGATCAAGGCCATGGCCAAGAAGGCGATGGCCAACGGGGTGATGACCAACCCGCTCAAGCTCAACGAGCTGATCGAGGCGGCTGGCAAGGCGTTCGTGCTGGACACCGGCAAAGCGGCGCTGCCGGACTTCGTCTTCACCCTGCGTGGGGTGGCCGCCAACGACCTGGTCATGCTGCGGACCAACGGCGGCAGCTTCAACGGCAACGACGCCGGCCGGGAGAACATCGATCCACTCAGCCAGGAGATGTTCCAGGCGGTCAAGAACGACAATCTCGCTGAGTTCATCCTCGCCAACCCGTCGGTGCTGGCCGGCCAGGAATAG
- a CDS encoding cation acetate symporter, which yields MTNPYVIPALVVVTLVTVAIGFYGLKLARTTSDFLVASRTVSPSWNAAAISGEYLSAASFLGIAGLILKYGVDVLWYPVGFAAGYLALLLFVAAPLRRSGAFTLPDFCEIRLSSRRLRRLATVFVIFIGWFYLLPQLQGAGLTLATVTGAPYPLGALLVGGVVTANVALGGMRAVTFVQAFQYWLKLTALAVPAVFLAMQWQSDGRPPVSPPDGLTFTQATTVVVERSATLNYADGRTEQVTPGTELTFAEGDRVPEVSGAEADRGAAWLLPGDPDRGDQGLFATYSLILATFLGTMGLPHVLVRFYTNPDGAAARRTTLVVLALVGLFYLFPTLYGVLGRVYTPQLLMTGRSDAVVVLLPEAALGGGLLGQLLAALVAAGAFAAFLSTSSGLLTSVAGAVSTDVLRRNSVRGFRLATLVAGAVPMVLALNVSGLDVSQVVGLAFAVAASSFCPLLVLGIWWRGLTDAGAAAGIVTGGGAAVGAVLWTVLGPPLTGWPAVLVAQPAAWTVPLAFAVMMLVSVVTRRRLPGQVNALMLRLHAPESLRP from the coding sequence ATGACCAACCCGTACGTGATCCCTGCGCTGGTCGTGGTCACCCTGGTGACCGTCGCGATCGGCTTCTACGGCCTGAAGCTGGCCCGGACCACGTCCGACTTCCTGGTCGCCTCCCGTACCGTCAGCCCGTCCTGGAACGCGGCGGCGATCAGCGGCGAGTACCTGTCTGCCGCGTCGTTCCTCGGCATCGCCGGCCTGATCCTCAAGTACGGCGTCGACGTGCTCTGGTACCCGGTCGGCTTCGCCGCCGGCTACCTGGCCCTGCTGCTGTTCGTCGCGGCCCCACTGCGCCGGTCCGGGGCGTTCACCCTGCCGGACTTCTGCGAGATCCGGCTCAGCTCCCGGCGGCTGCGCCGGCTGGCCACCGTCTTCGTGATCTTCATCGGCTGGTTCTACCTGCTGCCCCAGCTGCAGGGCGCCGGGCTGACCCTGGCCACGGTCACCGGCGCCCCGTACCCGCTCGGGGCGCTGCTGGTCGGCGGGGTGGTCACCGCCAACGTCGCGCTCGGCGGCATGCGGGCGGTCACCTTCGTGCAGGCGTTCCAGTACTGGCTCAAGTTGACCGCGCTCGCCGTACCGGCGGTCTTCCTGGCCATGCAGTGGCAGTCCGACGGACGGCCGCCGGTCAGCCCACCGGACGGGCTGACCTTCACCCAGGCGACCACCGTGGTGGTCGAACGGTCCGCGACGCTCAACTACGCCGACGGGCGGACCGAGCAGGTGACCCCGGGCACCGAGCTGACCTTCGCCGAAGGGGACCGGGTCCCCGAGGTGTCCGGGGCCGAAGCCGACCGGGGAGCCGCCTGGCTGCTGCCCGGTGACCCGGACCGGGGCGACCAGGGGCTGTTCGCCACCTATTCGCTGATCCTGGCGACCTTCCTCGGCACGATGGGGCTGCCGCACGTACTCGTGCGGTTCTACACCAACCCCGACGGCGCCGCCGCCCGCCGGACCACCCTGGTGGTGCTCGCCCTGGTCGGCCTGTTCTACCTCTTCCCCACCCTGTACGGGGTGCTCGGCCGGGTGTACACACCGCAGCTGCTGATGACCGGCCGCTCCGACGCGGTCGTGGTGCTGCTGCCGGAGGCGGCGCTCGGCGGCGGACTGCTCGGTCAACTGCTCGCCGCGCTGGTCGCCGCCGGGGCGTTCGCAGCCTTCCTGTCCACCTCGTCCGGGTTGCTGACCAGCGTCGCCGGGGCGGTCTCGACCGATGTGCTGCGGCGCAACTCGGTACGCGGGTTCCGGCTGGCGACCCTGGTCGCCGGAGCGGTGCCGATGGTCCTCGCGCTGAACGTCTCCGGCCTGGACGTCTCGCAGGTCGTCGGGCTGGCGTTCGCGGTCGCCGCGTCGAGCTTCTGCCCGCTGCTGGTGCTCGGCATCTGGTGGCGTGGCCTGACCGACGCCGGTGCCGCCGCCGGCATCGTCACCGGTGGCGGCGCCGCCGTCGGCGCGGTGCTGTGGACCGTGCTGGGTCCGCCACTGACCGGCTGGCCGGCGGTCCTGGTCGCCCAGCCGGCGGCCTGGACGGTGCCGCTGGCGTTCGCGGTGATGATGCTGGTGTCGGTGGTCACCCGGCGGCGGCTGCCGGGTCAGGTGAACGCCCTCATGCTGCGACTGCACGCGCCGGAGAGCCTGCGCCCGTGA
- a CDS encoding NAD-dependent epimerase/dehydratase family protein: MLPVPRFGDGHRVLVTGGAGFVGSHLVDRLVARGCAVVAVDNFVTGSKENVAHLTDETRFTLVEADISDGLPDHHPAVRQRFDAIMHLASPASPTDFASLPIEILRVGSLATLHLLDRAVADRARFIMASTSEAYGDPLVHPQPETYWGNVNPIGVRSVYDEAKRFAESATMAYHRYRGLDAGIVRIFNTYGPRMRPDDGRAIPTFISQALRGEPITVHGTGTQTRSICYVADLVTGIVALLDSTESGPINCGTEHELTMRELAEQIVQLVGSSSTINLVARSSDDPEMRRPDLTLARTRLGYQPTVDPQDGLRRTIAYFRQRLG; encoded by the coding sequence ATGCTGCCTGTTCCCCGATTCGGCGACGGCCATCGAGTGCTGGTCACCGGAGGTGCCGGTTTCGTCGGAAGCCACCTCGTCGACCGGCTGGTCGCGCGTGGTTGTGCGGTGGTGGCGGTGGACAACTTCGTCACCGGCTCCAAGGAGAACGTCGCCCACCTCACCGACGAAACCCGGTTCACCCTCGTCGAGGCGGACATCTCCGACGGGTTGCCGGATCATCACCCGGCGGTGCGTCAGCGGTTCGACGCGATCATGCACCTCGCCTCGCCAGCCAGCCCGACGGACTTCGCCAGCCTGCCGATCGAGATCCTCCGGGTCGGCTCCCTCGCCACGTTGCACCTGCTGGACCGGGCGGTCGCCGACCGGGCCCGGTTCATCATGGCGTCGACCTCCGAGGCGTACGGCGACCCGTTGGTGCACCCGCAACCGGAGACCTACTGGGGCAACGTCAACCCGATCGGGGTGCGCAGCGTCTACGACGAGGCCAAGCGGTTCGCCGAATCGGCGACGATGGCGTACCACCGGTACCGCGGACTGGACGCCGGCATCGTGCGGATCTTCAACACGTACGGGCCCCGGATGCGGCCGGACGACGGCCGGGCCATCCCCACCTTCATCAGCCAGGCGCTGCGCGGCGAGCCGATCACCGTGCACGGCACCGGCACGCAGACCAGGTCGATCTGCTACGTGGCGGACCTGGTGACCGGGATCGTCGCGCTGCTCGACTCCACCGAGAGCGGGCCGATCAACTGCGGCACCGAGCATGAGCTGACCATGCGGGAGCTGGCCGAGCAGATCGTCCAACTGGTGGGCAGCTCGTCGACGATCAACCTGGTCGCCCGTTCCTCGGACGACCCGGAGATGCGCCGTCCGGATCTGACCCTGGCCCGCACCCGGCTCGGCTACCAGCCGACGGTGGATCCGCAGGACGGGCTGCGCCGCACCATCGCCTACTTCCGCCAGCGACTCGGCTGA